Proteins from one Clostridium cellulovorans 743B genomic window:
- a CDS encoding GyrI-like domain-containing protein has product MKYEIVNLQEKIVVGVSAITGNNDPNMGKIIGGLWEKLYQGGINEMITNKVNEYAIGLYSNYEDDKYLVTVGNEVCKAESEGLTIKKIPVGKYAKFSIEGHMEKAVAEAWNKIWQMDLDRSYEADFEEYLNSDFNNCKVDIYISLK; this is encoded by the coding sequence ATGAAGTACGAAATTGTAAATTTACAAGAAAAAATAGTGGTAGGAGTTAGTGCTATTACAGGTAATAATGATCCTAATATGGGCAAAATTATTGGAGGTCTTTGGGAAAAGTTATATCAAGGTGGCATTAATGAAATGATAACAAATAAGGTAAATGAATATGCCATAGGACTTTATTCGAATTATGAAGATGATAAGTATTTAGTTACAGTAGGAAATGAGGTATGTAAGGCTGAAAGTGAAGGACTTACAATAAAGAAAATTCCTGTAGGGAAATATGCTAAGTTTTCTATTGAAGGACATATGGAAAAAGCAGTTGCAGAAGCTTGGAATAAAATTTGGCAAATGGATTTAGATAGAAGTTATGAAGCTGATTTTGAAGAATATTTAAATTCAGATTTTAATAATTGTAAGGTTGATATTTATATTTCATTGAAGTAA
- a CDS encoding SPL family radical SAM protein gives MHEVIAKGILSSNNGMNIYRGCTHGCIYCDARSLCYGMDHIFEDIEIKANVVQLLEDTLKRKRKKCMIGTGAMSDPYIQLEEKLQNTRRCLEIIDKYGFGLAIQTKSNRILRDLDLLKSINSKSKCVVQMTLTTYDEELCKLIEPNVSTTKERFEVLKIMRDNKIPTVVWLSPLLPYINDTEENIRGILDYCIEAKVKGIIVFGIGLTLRNGNREYYYKNLDKHFKGLKEKYIKQYGNSYEVISKNHGKLMKIIKETCDKNNIICDIREVFNYMRTFEEKNNEVQISFEI, from the coding sequence ATGCATGAGGTGATAGCAAAGGGGATACTATCTAGTAATAATGGAATGAATATTTATAGAGGATGTACTCACGGATGTATATATTGTGATGCTAGAAGTCTTTGTTATGGAATGGATCATATTTTTGAAGATATAGAGATTAAGGCTAATGTGGTTCAGTTATTAGAGGATACACTTAAGCGTAAAAGAAAAAAGTGCATGATCGGAACAGGTGCAATGAGTGATCCATACATTCAGCTAGAAGAAAAGCTTCAAAACACAAGAAGATGTTTAGAGATAATTGATAAGTACGGATTTGGACTAGCGATACAAACTAAATCAAATAGAATATTAAGAGATTTGGACTTGTTAAAAAGTATAAATAGTAAATCAAAGTGTGTTGTGCAGATGACATTAACAACTTATGATGAAGAATTATGTAAGCTTATTGAACCAAATGTTTCTACAACAAAAGAACGATTTGAAGTTTTAAAGATAATGAGGGATAACAAAATTCCTACAGTAGTTTGGCTAAGTCCCCTTTTACCTTACATAAATGACACGGAGGAAAATATAAGAGGGATTTTAGATTACTGTATAGAAGCCAAAGTTAAAGGAATCATAGTATTTGGTATTGGGTTAACATTAAGAAATGGAAATAGGGAATATTATTATAAGAATTTAGATAAGCATTTTAAAGGTTTAAAAGAGAAATACATAAAGCAGTATGGGAATAGTTATGAAGTAATAAGTAAGAATCATGGAAAACTTATGAAAATTATTAAAGAAACCTGTGATAAAAATAATATTATTTGTGACATAAGAGAAGTTTTTAATTATATGAGAACTTTTGAAGAGAAAAATAATGAAGTTCAAATAAGTTTTGAGATATAG